Proteins encoded by one window of Brevibacterium atlanticum:
- a CDS encoding SRPBCC domain-containing protein: MSEPTSDSPGPSFLSDPPGPITATISLGADIDHPTSVVWEAFAEVDQRVRWGVPAGEEMICDEDEFRPGGSIRARCGTPGALEFDSAGQYCAVEDERWLVTTETLSRDGQILSTAIITWTFAATSSGTRVDLIDQVVSFVGQGMIDGHRNGHEICLRQLGAYLSS; this comes from the coding sequence GTGAGTGAGCCCACCTCGGACTCGCCCGGCCCGTCGTTCCTCTCGGATCCGCCCGGCCCGATCACCGCCACGATCAGCCTCGGCGCCGACATCGACCACCCGACCTCAGTGGTGTGGGAGGCCTTCGCCGAGGTCGACCAGCGAGTGCGATGGGGTGTTCCTGCGGGAGAGGAGATGATCTGCGATGAGGACGAATTCCGGCCGGGAGGATCGATTCGTGCCCGCTGTGGAACGCCGGGAGCACTGGAATTCGACTCCGCGGGACAGTACTGCGCAGTCGAAGATGAACGCTGGCTCGTGACCACCGAGACGCTGAGCCGCGACGGTCAGATCCTGTCGACCGCGATCATCACCTGGACCTTCGCGGCCACCTCGAGCGGCACCCGAGTCGACCTCATCGACCAGGTCGTCTCCTTCGTCGGCCAGGGAATGATCGACGGCCACCGCAATGGCCACGAGATCTGCCTGCGCCAGCTCGGCGCATACCTCAGTTCGTGA
- a CDS encoding mycothiol transferase, whose product MNSIELLTDLAQRPLQAATALPRLSADQLNDHLGGHPNSVAWLLWHSGREIDVQLSDLTGRPQQWEDFRERFDLGQPGDGFGLGHTPEEAAQIRVDDQQLLVNYLKAVLNAFTDYAATLSEADLGEVIDENWTPAVTRGVRMVSIVDDAIQHVAQAAFIAGAEA is encoded by the coding sequence ATGAACAGCATCGAACTCCTCACCGACCTGGCACAGCGTCCCCTGCAGGCGGCCACCGCCCTCCCCCGACTGTCCGCCGATCAGCTCAACGACCACCTCGGCGGTCATCCGAATTCGGTGGCATGGCTGCTGTGGCACAGCGGCCGGGAGATCGACGTCCAACTGTCCGACCTCACCGGTCGCCCGCAGCAGTGGGAGGACTTCCGGGAGCGGTTCGACCTCGGCCAGCCCGGTGACGGCTTCGGCCTCGGGCACACTCCCGAGGAGGCCGCGCAGATCAGGGTCGACGATCAGCAGCTTCTCGTTAACTACCTCAAGGCGGTGCTGAACGCGTTCACCGACTATGCCGCCACACTGTCCGAGGCCGACCTCGGCGAAGTCATCGATGAGAACTGGACGCCCGCAGTCACCCGCGGGGTGCGGATGGTCTCGATCGTCGACGATGCCATCCAGCATGTCGCTCAGGCGGCTTTCATCGCCGGCGCCGAGGCCTGA
- a CDS encoding SDR family oxidoreductase, with the protein MSDSARVVILGGHGKIALLAAPKLNAAGFTVDSVIRNPDQSADVEAAQANPVVLDIETADTQALADLFSGAEAVVFSAGAGGGSPERTKAVDLDAAKRSVDAAEQAGVKRFVLVSYASASVDSDRVDPESSFYPYVQAKHGADEHLRASSLDYTILGPGGLTLEPSTGQVLIADAAGDLDGQKPADDVRVTSRELVADVVTHVVSESAAVRETVNFYDGQTPIAEAIR; encoded by the coding sequence ATGTCTGATTCAGCTCGTGTTGTCATTCTCGGCGGCCATGGGAAGATCGCCCTCCTGGCCGCACCCAAGCTCAACGCCGCCGGCTTCACGGTGGACTCCGTGATCCGCAATCCCGACCAGTCGGCCGATGTCGAAGCCGCACAGGCCAACCCGGTCGTCCTCGACATCGAAACCGCCGACACGCAGGCGCTCGCCGACCTGTTCTCCGGAGCCGAAGCGGTCGTCTTCTCCGCCGGTGCCGGCGGAGGCAGCCCGGAACGGACGAAGGCCGTCGACCTCGACGCCGCCAAGCGCTCCGTCGACGCCGCCGAACAGGCCGGAGTCAAGCGTTTCGTTCTGGTCTCCTACGCCAGCGCCTCCGTCGACTCCGACCGTGTTGACCCGGAGAGCTCCTTCTACCCCTACGTGCAGGCCAAGCATGGAGCCGATGAGCATCTGCGCGCCAGCTCGCTCGACTACACGATCCTCGGCCCCGGCGGACTCACCCTCGAACCCTCGACCGGCCAGGTGCTCATCGCCGATGCTGCCGGTGACCTCGACGGACAGAAGCCGGCCGACGATGTGCGCGTGACGTCACGCGAACTCGTCGCCGATGTCGTCACCCACGTCGTCTCTGAATCGGCGGCGGTGCGTGAGACCGTGAACTTCTACGACGGTCAGACCCCCATCGCCGAGGCGATCCGCTGA
- a CDS encoding dihydrofolate reductase family protein — MGRKKFGPQSGPWPDDGWRGWWGEEPPFRTPCFVLTHHPREPMEFDNGTSFQFIDASPAEALAEATAAADGLNVRIGGGPSTVRQFLSAGLIDFLHIVIVPVALGRGVSLWEGLDGVEKDFAIESLTTASGLTHQLWNRRG, encoded by the coding sequence ATGGGGCGAAAGAAGTTCGGACCGCAGTCTGGGCCGTGGCCCGATGACGGGTGGCGCGGCTGGTGGGGTGAGGAACCGCCGTTCCGAACCCCGTGCTTCGTCCTCACCCACCATCCGCGTGAGCCGATGGAGTTCGACAACGGCACGAGCTTCCAGTTCATCGACGCCTCCCCCGCCGAGGCTCTCGCCGAGGCGACCGCAGCGGCCGACGGCCTCAATGTCCGCATCGGCGGCGGACCGTCGACGGTCAGGCAGTTTCTCTCCGCCGGTCTGATCGATTTCCTCCACATCGTCATCGTGCCGGTCGCCCTCGGCCGGGGTGTCTCACTGTGGGAGGGCCTCGATGGAGTGGAGAAGGATTTCGCGATCGAATCCTTGACCACCGCGAGCGGACTGACCCACCAACTGTGGAATCGCCGAGGCTGA
- a CDS encoding YtoQ family protein, protein MRSTPSGARRSTAALGTPYVTLDDADIVHPLKAVDAEAEAWCQSTEEQKRSFAASGAARRDATAGDDHP, encoded by the coding sequence GTGAGATCCACACCGAGTGGCGCGAGGAGATCAACGGCGGCACTCGGCACACCCTATGTGACCCTCGACGATGCCGACATCGTGCACCCGCTCAAAGCAGTCGATGCCGAGGCCGAAGCCTGGTGCCAATCGACCGAGGAGCAAAAACGGTCGTTCGCGGCCTCAGGCGCTGCGCGTCGTGACGCTACGGCAGGGGATGATCACCCTTGA
- a CDS encoding LysR family transcriptional regulator, which yields MSRGLKNITLLQLQYFIEVASEGSITAAADLLYVSQPTMSAAMKDLETRVDRALLVRSARGVTLTDDGVEFLGYARQVVEQVELLEQHYLGRPPSRRLLGVSAQHYSFVVDAFVRMVKASDAAEYEFSLRETRTWDIIEDVRTLRSELGILYRNDFNRKVIDKLLRDSGLAFHPLFLASPHIFISRTNPLASRHRVTLDDLAALPRLTFDQGANNSFSFAEEILSTLSSKQEIRVSDRATIFNLMIGLDGYTISTGIISDDLDPAIVAIPLEVEERIEIGWIDHSGIPLTEQAQRYLDEVRAVVGGFGIALLDQA from the coding sequence ATGTCTCGAGGTCTGAAGAACATCACGCTGCTGCAACTCCAGTACTTCATCGAGGTCGCGTCGGAGGGGTCGATCACCGCCGCCGCCGATCTCCTCTATGTCTCCCAGCCGACCATGTCTGCTGCGATGAAGGACCTGGAGACTCGCGTGGATCGCGCTCTGCTCGTTCGGTCCGCCCGCGGGGTGACTTTGACTGACGACGGTGTGGAGTTCCTCGGCTATGCCCGGCAGGTCGTCGAGCAGGTGGAACTCCTCGAACAGCACTATCTAGGGCGACCACCGTCACGGCGTCTGCTCGGAGTCTCGGCGCAGCACTACTCGTTCGTCGTCGATGCTTTCGTTCGGATGGTCAAGGCCAGCGATGCTGCCGAGTACGAGTTCTCACTGCGAGAGACACGTACCTGGGACATCATCGAAGACGTTCGCACGCTCCGCAGTGAGCTCGGCATCCTCTACCGCAACGACTTCAACAGGAAGGTCATCGACAAACTGCTGCGAGATTCCGGACTTGCGTTCCACCCGCTCTTCCTCGCCTCCCCACACATCTTCATCTCTCGTACGAACCCGCTTGCCTCCCGCCACCGCGTCACCTTGGACGATCTTGCCGCCCTGCCGCGGCTCACTTTCGACCAGGGTGCGAATAACTCGTTCTCCTTTGCCGAGGAGATTCTCTCCACCCTGTCGAGCAAGCAGGAGATCCGGGTCTCTGACCGTGCGACCATCTTCAACCTGATGATCGGACTCGACGGCTACACCATCTCGACGGGCATCATCAGCGACGATCTCGATCCGGCCATCGTCGCGATTCCACTTGAGGTCGAGGAACGCATCGAGATCGGCTGGATCGATCATTCCGGGATCCCTCTGACCGAACAGGCGCAACGCTACCTCGACGAAGTTCGGGCCGTCGTCGGCGGTTTCGGCATTGCGCTGCTCGATCAGGCGTGA
- a CDS encoding GNAT family N-acetyltransferase codes for MRRILAEAGWTTDEPWTQLRRELADPVPPVPLRFDVVTPDRVEDRIGVEAAAFPGSSLTLKRWAAMADGYAYRQARCLVGYTETGDAAEATTVWSAGRGRPGLIEPLGVDSAHRGHGFGVAMAQAAASTLRAMGASSVTVATPSSNTAAVATYRAAGMDSLGEVTDFRRP; via the coding sequence ATGAGGCGCATCCTCGCCGAGGCGGGATGGACGACCGACGAACCGTGGACTCAGCTGCGTCGGGAGTTGGCAGACCCGGTCCCTCCCGTACCTCTGCGATTCGACGTCGTGACCCCCGACCGCGTCGAGGACCGCATCGGCGTGGAAGCCGCAGCCTTCCCCGGATCTTCACTGACCCTCAAGCGGTGGGCTGCGATGGCAGACGGGTACGCTTACCGGCAGGCTCGGTGCCTCGTCGGCTACACCGAAACCGGGGACGCGGCAGAGGCGACGACCGTTTGGTCGGCCGGTCGGGGACGCCCGGGTCTCATCGAACCACTTGGGGTCGACAGCGCCCACCGCGGACACGGCTTCGGCGTCGCGATGGCACAGGCAGCGGCCTCGACGTTGCGGGCGATGGGAGCCTCGAGTGTCACGGTCGCCACACCCTCATCGAATACCGCCGCCGTGGCGACCTATCGTGCGGCCGGGATGGACAGCCTCGGCGAGGTCACGGACTTCCGCCGTCCCTGA
- a CDS encoding DUF1801 domain-containing protein: MTTKDEKNLSQVTVKIAKMDEPERSLMQRAHEIIVTVAPSLKPRIWYGMPAYALSASTPALVTLRNDDRVNLALTEKVELTPAGGSDGSLMPAAWYFETIDEVAEKRIAEIVRTVTS, from the coding sequence ATGACGACCAAAGACGAGAAGAACCTGTCCCAGGTGACCGTCAAGATCGCGAAGATGGACGAACCGGAACGATCGCTCATGCAGCGAGCGCACGAGATCATCGTGACCGTCGCCCCCAGTCTCAAGCCGCGGATCTGGTACGGCATGCCTGCCTATGCTCTGTCCGCGAGCACTCCTGCACTGGTGACACTGCGCAATGACGACCGGGTCAACCTGGCCCTCACGGAAAAGGTCGAACTCACCCCAGCCGGTGGTTCCGACGGATCGCTGATGCCCGCCGCATGGTACTTCGAGACCATCGACGAGGTCGCCGAGAAGCGCATCGCCGAGATCGTCAGGACGGTAACCTCCTGA
- a CDS encoding alpha/beta hydrolase: MTASKSSSQPAVPQRVANTIRATGLILALLLGAIVAVIGLASLIPGLGPVSSAAARFAPTIAPIATVIGAIVLGFGIDWLRRGHRRTGAAVTGFGAVSTIANLAVGIVLLVAITSAGGSVNLFTATFGLSAIDSASPDRKEVYDKSSSGDDLSVSIYEPERAKGSAPTIMYVHGGGWIAGEPNAASSELRELADHGYLVVSVEYELATLDNATWQSAPSQVACAASWIQAHAASLGADIDRLAFWGESSGSNMVANTAGAAAQGDAESSCGGKVPVPAAVIADYPAFDVTGLYENAPTGPGAGSGTRLFATSYTGGTPEEYPERYAAADSVTHLKAPAPPMLMMTAMRDDVITPTDQLSWAESARSRGVDVTTVKVPLANHAYTQKAKNSIGSQGHLSIAEAYLSEQLR; encoded by the coding sequence ATGACAGCCAGCAAAAGTTCGTCACAGCCCGCGGTGCCCCAGCGCGTGGCCAATACAATTCGGGCAACGGGCCTCATCCTCGCGCTCTTGCTCGGTGCGATCGTCGCGGTCATCGGCCTGGCATCGCTCATCCCCGGGCTTGGCCCAGTCAGTTCCGCTGCGGCTCGGTTTGCGCCGACGATTGCGCCGATAGCGACTGTGATCGGAGCGATTGTGCTCGGGTTCGGAATCGATTGGCTGCGTCGAGGCCATCGACGGACCGGAGCTGCAGTGACAGGATTCGGAGCGGTGAGCACGATCGCGAATCTGGCTGTCGGCATAGTGCTCCTCGTTGCCATCACCTCGGCCGGTGGTTCGGTGAACCTGTTCACTGCGACGTTCGGACTCTCGGCGATCGACTCGGCATCGCCTGATCGCAAGGAAGTGTACGACAAATCCAGCTCAGGCGATGACCTCTCCGTATCGATCTACGAACCCGAGAGAGCGAAGGGTTCAGCTCCCACGATCATGTACGTCCACGGAGGTGGTTGGATCGCCGGCGAACCGAACGCAGCGAGTTCAGAGCTTCGTGAACTCGCTGATCACGGTTATCTGGTCGTCTCGGTCGAATACGAACTCGCCACCCTGGACAACGCGACCTGGCAGAGCGCACCTTCGCAGGTGGCATGTGCAGCAAGCTGGATTCAGGCCCATGCAGCGTCACTCGGCGCGGACATTGACCGCTTGGCGTTCTGGGGCGAGAGTTCGGGCAGCAACATGGTCGCCAACACCGCCGGTGCCGCAGCGCAAGGCGACGCCGAGTCGTCCTGCGGTGGGAAGGTTCCGGTTCCGGCAGCGGTCATTGCCGACTACCCCGCGTTCGACGTGACGGGCCTCTACGAGAACGCTCCCACCGGGCCAGGCGCGGGATCCGGCACGCGCCTGTTCGCGACCAGCTACACGGGTGGCACACCAGAGGAATATCCGGAACGCTACGCAGCGGCCGATTCCGTCACGCATCTGAAAGCACCCGCGCCGCCGATGCTCATGATGACAGCGATGCGCGATGACGTGATCACCCCAACCGACCAGCTCTCATGGGCCGAATCGGCCCGAAGCCGCGGAGTCGACGTCACGACCGTGAAAGTTCCCCTCGCCAATCATGCGTACACGCAGAAGGCGAAGAACTCAATCGGCAGCCAGGGACACCTGAGCATCGCAGAGGCCTACTTATCCGAGCAACTTCGCTAG
- a CDS encoding putative oxygenase MesX has translation MTPGFSFSITTTRFDEDYSPSESTRATTNFANLARGEDRQQNLRTALSIINRRFNELASWDNPDQDRYVLELDIVSGGLHFTSGGREQEFPLLEVLDIQIIDRLTGKRHPGIVGNNLSSFVRDFDFSVRLPAANEAATEFTVPDDFGDLHGKLFQHFLDSAAYRERFHTAPVICISVSTSKSYRRTENHHPILGFEYQQDEYSLTDDYFAKMGLQVRYFMPPGSVAPLAFYHRGDLLGDYSDLALIGTISTMETFQKIYRPEIYNAHTAAGEVYRPTLDRHDFSEMPVTYDRVERSQLGIRQGKFTEEFFVNPHREMLEQWASDRPVPVA, from the coding sequence ATGACACCTGGGTTCTCATTCAGCATCACCACGACTCGATTCGACGAGGACTACTCGCCGTCAGAGAGCACCCGAGCGACGACGAACTTCGCCAACCTCGCCAGGGGCGAGGACCGTCAGCAGAACCTCCGCACTGCTCTGAGCATCATCAATCGCCGCTTCAACGAACTCGCGTCTTGGGACAATCCCGACCAGGATCGCTATGTCCTCGAACTCGACATCGTCTCCGGAGGACTTCACTTCACCTCGGGCGGTCGGGAACAGGAATTCCCCCTGCTCGAAGTCCTGGATATCCAGATCATCGACAGACTGACTGGAAAGCGTCACCCCGGGATCGTGGGGAACAATCTCTCGTCCTTCGTCCGCGATTTCGATTTCAGCGTGCGGCTGCCGGCTGCCAATGAGGCCGCAACCGAGTTCACGGTCCCCGATGACTTCGGTGACCTGCATGGCAAACTGTTCCAGCACTTCCTCGATTCTGCTGCCTATCGGGAACGGTTCCACACGGCACCCGTGATCTGCATCAGCGTGTCCACGAGCAAGTCGTACCGTCGGACCGAGAATCACCACCCGATTCTCGGATTCGAATACCAGCAGGACGAGTACTCGCTGACCGATGACTACTTCGCGAAGATGGGACTCCAGGTGAGGTATTTCATGCCACCGGGCAGCGTCGCACCGCTGGCCTTCTACCATCGCGGCGACCTCCTCGGCGACTATTCCGATCTGGCGCTCATCGGCACGATCAGCACGATGGAGACTTTCCAGAAGATCTATCGACCCGAGATCTACAACGCGCATACCGCCGCCGGAGAGGTCTACCGGCCGACGCTGGACCGGCACGACTTCTCGGAGATGCCTGTCACATATGATCGCGTCGAACGCAGCCAGCTCGGCATCAGACAGGGGAAGTTCACGGAGGAGTTCTTCGTCAACCCGCACCGAGAGATGCTCGAGCAGTGGGCTTCCGACCGACCCGTCCCAGTCGCATGA
- a CDS encoding GNAT family N-acetyltransferase, giving the protein MSTQRLRLEPLTPDHAEEMVETLSATELYEFIGGTPPTLPELQRLYSLQAAGRAPSGDAGWLNWIVRDKVKTNTVGYVQATLTTDEGRYQADIAWVIAPDRQRQGLATEAAVAMVEWLGERAVTDLRAAIHPGNVASNRVAERLGLHPSDDFDDGEIIWRTDDRT; this is encoded by the coding sequence TTGTCCACCCAGCGTCTCCGCCTCGAACCGCTGACCCCCGACCATGCCGAGGAGATGGTCGAGACCCTGTCCGCGACGGAACTCTACGAGTTCATCGGAGGGACCCCACCGACGCTGCCAGAACTGCAGCGCCTGTACTCTCTGCAGGCGGCCGGCCGGGCACCGTCCGGTGACGCAGGCTGGCTGAACTGGATCGTCCGCGACAAGGTGAAGACAAACACCGTTGGATACGTCCAAGCCACGCTGACCACTGATGAGGGGCGGTACCAGGCCGACATCGCCTGGGTCATCGCCCCCGACCGACAGCGGCAGGGATTGGCCACCGAGGCGGCTGTTGCCATGGTCGAATGGTTGGGCGAACGCGCGGTGACCGATCTCCGGGCGGCAATCCATCCCGGCAACGTGGCGTCGAATCGCGTCGCCGAGCGACTGGGGCTGCACCCGAGCGACGACTTCGACGACGGTGAGATCATCTGGCGCACTGATGACAGGACCTGA
- a CDS encoding phage tail protein: MPIEPVSFTDVSAEGLESSPVAEALAGLRANEARYFSNKYKHTFAVAPAAEAQEALDWVEEILASEREIAPTSPALEVSINDVDGIYWVHVFYESGLAVNVLWTRADDGKRAVGFKLSEGMEVPPELSAFKFARQKSKLAGEIRGSFFKIKGDHPLP; encoded by the coding sequence ATGCCCATCGAACCAGTTTCATTCACCGATGTCTCCGCCGAGGGACTCGAATCCTCCCCCGTCGCAGAGGCGCTCGCCGGTCTGCGCGCCAACGAGGCGCGGTACTTCTCCAACAAGTACAAACACACGTTCGCCGTGGCCCCGGCGGCTGAGGCGCAAGAGGCCCTGGACTGGGTGGAGGAGATCCTTGCCTCCGAGCGTGAGATCGCACCGACCTCGCCGGCTCTCGAAGTCAGCATCAATGATGTCGACGGCATCTATTGGGTGCACGTCTTCTATGAGTCCGGGCTCGCAGTCAATGTCCTATGGACACGAGCAGACGATGGCAAGCGGGCTGTCGGTTTCAAACTTTCGGAGGGCATGGAGGTGCCTCCCGAATTATCGGCGTTCAAGTTCGCCCGTCAGAAGTCGAAGCTCGCCGGAGAGATCCGTGGATCCTTCTTCAAGATCAAGGGTGATCATCCCCTGCCGTAG
- a CDS encoding winged helix-turn-helix transcriptional regulator, whose translation MPAQPRSGCAINAAVEVLGDNWSLIVLRDIIFGNRRHFRELLTGNNEGIASNMLASRLKKLIDEGLLTRADAARGQRAEYSLTEAGIQTLPVMVALGTWGMTHRETSRELTIRSRLMAGDPQLVDGLMDELRETHLGVPRPNPDAPRSSQRLQAAYEAEIADR comes from the coding sequence ATGCCTGCACAGCCGCGCTCGGGATGTGCGATCAATGCCGCTGTCGAGGTCCTCGGCGACAATTGGTCGCTCATCGTCCTCCGCGATATCATCTTCGGCAATCGTCGGCACTTCCGCGAGCTGCTCACCGGCAATAATGAGGGCATAGCCTCGAATATGCTCGCCAGTCGTCTGAAGAAGCTCATTGACGAAGGGCTGCTGACAAGGGCGGATGCTGCACGCGGGCAGCGAGCCGAGTACTCCCTCACCGAGGCTGGAATCCAGACTCTGCCGGTCATGGTCGCTCTCGGGACCTGGGGGATGACCCACCGGGAGACCTCGCGGGAGTTGACGATCCGCTCCCGCCTCATGGCAGGCGATCCGCAGCTCGTGGACGGTCTCATGGATGAACTCCGGGAGACCCACCTCGGCGTGCCTCGCCCGAACCCAGATGCTCCGCGTTCCTCGCAGCGATTGCAGGCCGCGTACGAGGCGGAGATCGCCGACAGGTGA
- the arfB gene encoding alternative ribosome rescue aminoacyl-tRNA hydrolase ArfB has protein sequence MNGDVRVPAGPGIPTGLVIPAGELSEQFSRSSGPGGQHVNTADSRVQLSLDLASASFLTETQRDRVLSFLAPRLTGTVLTVTSESQRSQVKNRQDARVRLARLLREALAPPTPRRASKPSRNSRRRRVRTEQRRSEIKRNRRRPRPD, from the coding sequence ATGAACGGTGATGTGCGTGTTCCCGCAGGACCAGGAATTCCGACCGGCCTGGTCATTCCCGCCGGCGAACTGAGCGAACAGTTCTCCCGTTCCTCGGGCCCGGGCGGGCAGCATGTCAACACTGCCGACTCTCGGGTGCAGCTGAGCCTGGATCTGGCGAGCGCGTCCTTCCTCACTGAGACCCAGCGCGATCGGGTGCTGAGTTTCCTGGCACCGAGGCTGACCGGCACCGTGCTCACGGTGACCTCCGAGTCGCAGCGATCTCAGGTGAAGAACCGGCAGGACGCGAGAGTCCGACTGGCACGACTGCTGCGGGAGGCCCTGGCACCGCCGACTCCCAGGCGAGCGTCGAAGCCCTCGCGTAACTCCCGTCGCCGCCGAGTCCGGACGGAACAGCGCAGATCCGAGATCAAACGCAACCGTCGCCGACCACGCCCGGACTGA
- a CDS encoding carbohydrate kinase family protein, with translation MGILVIGESLIDIVSTAGHRDRYSPGGAPANVALGLGRLGDEVEFLTDVGDDFHGGFLLAHLRESRVDVLTRPTGATSTALARLAADGSADYDFRLRWDPDDSLVADDERSVLHFGSIAAFLQPGAAAVDRLLERAASATGAAPRSPLVTFDPNIRPSIIGTHTEALHRFEELAARVDVVKLSDADADWLYPELDETAQMDRILDLGAGMAAMTRGGDGAIVATASARAEVDAVRVDVRDTIGAGDTFMVSLIHELHANATEVSTLGESALTRLAERAVRLAAITVGREGADLPWAEDLTN, from the coding sequence ATGGGCATTCTCGTCATCGGTGAGTCACTCATCGACATCGTCAGCACCGCCGGACACCGTGATCGGTACTCCCCGGGCGGGGCCCCGGCGAATGTCGCTCTTGGATTGGGCCGCCTCGGCGATGAGGTCGAGTTCCTCACCGACGTCGGCGATGATTTCCACGGCGGATTCCTCCTCGCGCATCTGCGGGAATCGCGGGTCGACGTTCTCACCCGCCCGACCGGCGCCACATCGACGGCACTCGCGCGACTGGCCGCAGACGGCTCCGCCGACTACGACTTCCGACTGCGATGGGATCCCGACGACTCGCTGGTCGCAGACGATGAGCGTTCGGTGCTGCATTTCGGGTCGATCGCCGCGTTCCTCCAGCCCGGCGCGGCCGCGGTGGATCGGCTGCTCGAGCGGGCCGCCTCGGCGACAGGAGCGGCACCCCGATCTCCTCTCGTCACCTTCGACCCGAACATTCGACCCTCGATCATCGGCACTCACACCGAGGCACTGCACCGGTTCGAGGAGTTGGCAGCCCGGGTCGATGTCGTCAAGCTCAGCGATGCCGATGCCGATTGGCTCTACCCCGAACTCGACGAAACCGCTCAGATGGACCGCATCCTCGACCTCGGTGCGGGGATGGCGGCGATGACACGCGGTGGAGATGGGGCAATCGTGGCGACCGCCTCGGCGCGGGCGGAGGTCGATGCGGTCCGGGTCGATGTGCGGGACACGATCGGGGCCGGGGATACGTTCATGGTCTCGCTCATCCACGAACTGCACGCGAACGCAACCGAGGTGAGCACCCTCGGAGAATCCGCACTCACCCGCCTGGCCGAACGGGCCGTGCGGCTTGCCGCGATCACGGTCGGGCGCGAGGGCGCCGATCTGCCCTGGGCCGAGGACCTCACGAACTGA
- a CDS encoding VOC family protein — MFTGLMANIVVTGEEEATEWYSRLFEREPDDKPMAGLAQWCFDEKFGIQIWEDPQRAGGSNVVIDVDDLDTMAEHLRAVGIDHDEPSPGGGQRILPVSDPDGNQVVFFGE; from the coding sequence ATGTTCACAGGACTCATGGCCAATATCGTTGTCACCGGCGAAGAGGAAGCGACCGAATGGTATTCCCGACTCTTCGAAAGGGAACCGGATGACAAGCCGATGGCGGGGCTGGCGCAATGGTGCTTCGACGAGAAGTTCGGCATCCAGATCTGGGAAGACCCGCAGCGAGCCGGAGGCTCCAACGTGGTCATCGACGTGGACGATCTCGACACAATGGCCGAGCATCTGCGAGCGGTCGGAATCGACCACGACGAACCGAGTCCCGGTGGCGGACAGCGCATCCTCCCGGTCAGCGACCCGGATGGAAATCAGGTGGTGTTCTTCGGTGAGTGA
- a CDS encoding 1-acyl-sn-glycerol-3-phosphate acyltransferase yields MIRRLIARAFWTFSRWRLVTEPAPNRPTVLVGAPHTSNWDFAIMLAIAWSLRVEVHWLGKDSLFTGWRGPIMRSLGGIPVDRSDPSRIVAEVIDRVRAGEVFGLVITPDGTRGGHTHWKSGFHRIAVHTGMPVTMGYLDTATRTTGLGPTIEMTGDISADMDRIRGFYADKHGIRPHLQITPRLREEDVAGESREGGSEPN; encoded by the coding sequence ATGATCCGACGCCTCATCGCCCGCGCCTTCTGGACCTTCAGCCGGTGGAGACTCGTCACCGAGCCTGCCCCGAACCGTCCGACCGTGCTCGTCGGAGCGCCCCACACATCCAATTGGGACTTCGCCATCATGCTCGCCATCGCGTGGAGCCTCCGTGTCGAGGTGCACTGGCTGGGCAAGGATTCCCTGTTCACAGGGTGGCGGGGCCCGATCATGCGCAGCCTCGGCGGAATCCCCGTCGATCGATCCGACCCCAGCCGCATCGTCGCCGAGGTGATCGATCGTGTCCGCGCCGGCGAGGTCTTCGGCCTCGTCATCACCCCCGACGGCACCCGCGGCGGACACACACACTGGAAATCCGGCTTCCACCGCATCGCCGTGCACACCGGAATGCCGGTGACCATGGGATACCTCGACACCGCGACCCGGACGACAGGACTGGGTCCGACCATCGAGATGACCGGAGACATCTCTGCGGACATGGACCGCATCCGCGGATTCTATGCCGACAAGCACGGTATTCGGCCGCACCTGCAGATCACGCCGAGGCTGCGCGAAGAGGACGTCGCAGGTGAGAGTCGCGAAGGCGGCTCGGAGCCGAACTGA